The Polyangium mundeleinium genome contains the following window.
GCTCGGCCCATTCGTGATCCGATCGGCGGCGAGGCCCCATTTTTCCTTGTAGCGCCCGAAGAGCCCCGGGTACCACGCCGCGTCGCCCGGTACGCGAAAGGCGCCGTAGGTTTCGTCGTCGTATGCGGACCACCCCTCCGCGACGCCCACGGCGTTCGGGAGGCTGGGATCGGCCTCGAAGGTCTCGATCCAAAAGGGTGAAAGCTCGATGCCGGACAGCCCGCTGCAGTCGACCACGCGCGAGCCGGGGTCCGGCGTCCCCGCCCCGATCGGCGGATAGACGGGCTCGTTTGGCGTGACCAGCGCGCCATTCTCGTTCCGAAGCGGTACCGCCCCATTGGCCCACGGCACGGCCGCCGCGAGCCCGTCGGTGAGCCAGATTCGACCCGCGTTCCCCTCATGGGAGCAGGCAGCCGCGGTGCACAGGAGGGCCCCTGCCATCCAAAGTTCGACCTTCATTGTCCGCTCTGTGACTTCCGGATGAGCTGCATGAAGTAGTCGGGGCGTTGCCACTGCCCATGGAAGTAGTAATCGTAGTTGCGGTTGATCCCGGTCCCCTCGCCGAGGTCGTTCCAGGTCGCGATCACGAGCAGCTCGGCGTCACGCGTCTCTTCGAGCACGCGTGAAAAGACGGCGGCGTCTTTGATGATCAGGTCGGTTTGGCGGGGGAGCTTCCCGGGCAGATCACGGCCCACCGCGTCCCACTTGACCATCGCGTGATCGATGACATGGCCCTTGAGCGTCGAACGGCTGCGGCGCTCGGGGGAGTTGAATGTGAACCACTGATAACGCGCATCCGCCACGCGCTCCATGGCCGCATCCTCGAAATAAGCGGAGTCCGCGTCGACGAACGGCTCCTCGTGGAACTCCGCGGCGAACATCTCCTTGAGCCTCGTGATCAAAGCTGCGGACTTGGTGCGAGGCAGGAGCGTGCCCGCGTTGTAGAAGTAGACGAAGGGCTTGCCCTTGAAGCGATACCAATGGCGTTTGTCCAGCTGCGAGAAGAAGGGCCTCCACTTCATCTCGTAGATTCGCTTCGCCGCTGCTTCCGTGTCGTTGAGATCGGGCTTCTGTTTCCAGGCCTCGGAGAAGTAGGGCTGACCCCAGGTCCAGGTGTCGTCGAAGAACGCGATCTTGATCGGGTCGTCGAGGCTCGCGAGCGCCTTCGCGAGGGGCTCGAGCCTGCCCTCCTCGATATCGGGGCCATACGTGTTGAGCAGCAAGAAATCGAGGCCCGCGTACTTCGCGTCGACGAGCTCGCGTCGCCAGAACCCAGGGTTCGAGGGCACGTAGTAGCCGGCTTTCCGCTCGCCGAAGCCGAGCAGCGGATGCTCCTCCGCCATACCCGGCGCGTGCGTGTTGGCCCAGTCCATCTTGCAATTGACCTCGTTCGGGCAATTGAAGAAGTACATGAACACGGCGCCGATGTCGCGCTTCAGCTTCTTGAGCGGAGCCCCCGCGAGCTCGGGGTGGTTTTCCCAGGGATCCGAATAGGCGAGCTGGCAGGTGCGCTTTTCCTCTTCGCAGAGCGTACGCACGACATCGATACGGCGGGTCCTCGGCTGGCTCCTGAGCTTTTCAGCCCACCCGCGGACGACCTCGGCGCTCGGCTCCTTGCCCGTGATCTGGCAATGGGCCGCGCGCACGAAGGCTTCTGGCGCGTGTCCGAGGTTGACGTCGACGACCTCCACACGCGCACAGGGACCCGTCCATTCGGGCTTGAGCTTGAACGGTCCGAGGTCTTTTTCGTCGATGGGATGGCTCATGGCTCGTGTTCCCGTCGCTTGGGCCCGAGGCCCAGCGCCCACCGCTGCCGCGGAGCTCTGCTCAGGGCTGTCGACCTGGCTCATCGTCTGGTCGAAGCAGCCCGAGAGCAGGCCCGAAATCAGCGCGACCGGCCCCAGGAGGGCCGCCCACTCGAGGCCGGTCGCGACGTTTCGCGGCTTCATTTGCCGATCGGACCGGTCGGCGCCGTGCCCGCGAACAGGGTCACCTCGTCGATCCAGATGTCGAAATCAGGGCCCGGCGTGATCCAGCTCAGGCCGAGAATGACGTCCTTGACCTGCACGGACCCTGCGAGCTCGTTCCATTTGATCGTGTATTGCTTCCACTCCGACGTCAGCGTGATGTTCTTCCCGGGGTGGTTGTAGCAATTCGTTTCGCAGTCGCCGCCGTCCGCCTTGGCTTGTGTCGCCGGGTGTACGGCCTGGACCCGGAGCGCGTTGTCGGCCCCCGCGGTCCCCTTGGCCCAGAACGAGATGCCGTCGAAGGCCGAAATGCCGGCACACGCCCCGTTCGCATCTTTCAGGCCGAAGCCAAAGCCTGCGCCAAAGCCGCCGTCGGTCGGCGCCTTGATGCCGGTGCCGCTCACGTGAGCGGCCATGGTCGTCGTGACGGCCCCCTCGCCTTCACGCGCAATCTTGCTGAAGTTGGCGGCGTCCGTGTCCGCGAACGAGTACCAACCCGGAAACGCCATTTCGGTCTCGAAGTCGTCCACGAACGCATCGTCGACGGTCAGCACGCGAACGTTGTCGTCACACACGCTGGGAGGGGACGAACCGCCGCTGCCGCCGCTGCCGCCTGCGCTGCTCGAAGAGCTGCTGCTGCCGCCACTCCCGCTGCTGCTGGCGCTGCCGGCGCCGGCGCCGCCGTTGGGGTCGCCCGTGCCGGACGAGCACGCCGACGCGAGCGCCAAGGCGCCACAAACGGTGTAGATGGACAGATGCAACGCACGATTCCGCTTCATAGTCTCGCCCCGTTCCTCGTGAGTTTCGAGAGTTCTTCGCTGTCGTGATCAGCTCGTGTACAGGTTCGGCGAACTGCACCGGCACCGTCAATGCGAATCATGGTCAACGCGTAGCATTTACTCGGGATGCATTCGGATCCCTCTCGGGATGCAATTTGGTCGTGCCAGCGGTCGATCGGCCCACGCCTTCAGGTCGTCCTCACCGTCGAACGGTGCGCGCACGCTAGAAGTGGTACGACGCCACTTCTACTCCTCGCATTGCGCGGCGCGCAGGAGGCTCATGAAGGCGTGCGGCGTGAGCCACTGCCCCTGATGGTAGTAGTCGTAGTTGCGGTGGATGCCGGTCCCCTCACCGAGGTCGTTCCACGTGGCAAACACCGCCAGGTCGGACGCCGCGGAGCTGCCCAGGGCCTCCTGCAAGAGCTCCGGGCCCTTCACGAGCCGATCGTTGTCGGTCGCGAGGTC
Protein-coding sequences here:
- a CDS encoding DUF5010 domain-containing protein, translated to MKPRNVATGLEWAALLGPVALISGLLSGCFDQTMSQVDSPEQSSAAAVGAGPRAQATGTRAMSHPIDEKDLGPFKLKPEWTGPCARVEVVDVNLGHAPEAFVRAAHCQITGKEPSAEVVRGWAEKLRSQPRTRRIDVVRTLCEEEKRTCQLAYSDPWENHPELAGAPLKKLKRDIGAVFMYFFNCPNEVNCKMDWANTHAPGMAEEHPLLGFGERKAGYYVPSNPGFWRRELVDAKYAGLDFLLLNTYGPDIEEGRLEPLAKALASLDDPIKIAFFDDTWTWGQPYFSEAWKQKPDLNDTEAAAKRIYEMKWRPFFSQLDKRHWYRFKGKPFVYFYNAGTLLPRTKSAALITRLKEMFAAEFHEEPFVDADSAYFEDAAMERVADARYQWFTFNSPERRSRSTLKGHVIDHAMVKWDAVGRDLPGKLPRQTDLIIKDAAVFSRVLEETRDAELLVIATWNDLGEGTGINRNYDYYFHGQWQRPDYFMQLIRKSQSGQ